One Polypterus senegalus isolate Bchr_013 chromosome 10, ASM1683550v1, whole genome shotgun sequence DNA segment encodes these proteins:
- the LOC120536678 gene encoding tyrosine-protein phosphatase non-receptor type substrate 1-like yields the protein MTLFIALFFIPTVTGQFSVSVPKPEVTAALYSDVLLPCTFSLEKPQHQIKYVAVIWRHKNKQLAACTFEIITHSIKVELKKSDLERNNASLLLKNVSIDDEGVYECYVLEAPNEDKGNVRLRVTAAPHISLKPSLVETDVPTIVECSAKNFYPGNITLEWLVDSTPLLNQEHQQLCPNPDGTFNVVTHYNITAGGGQLSCRVNHESLEGRPLEKSLQICKPSLSVSHRTLLRSEKQNVTCKLDGCLFSQVNISWIHNSTTYNESNCKNATECSGTVALMLPHEENELTFTCKAEVEGFDKLLTEDVTFSLEGATMPENKRNRIFIILAIVVLVVVILILLFKLCHKSSAADTERGAKSTQDGGNSIRPILRTIQNESRIERKPLLKRAGKATFRNQSATKKGKTKQNHKGQQK from the exons ATGACACTTTTCATCGCACTCTTTTTTATTCCCA CCGTCACTGGCCAGTTCAGCGTCTCTGTCCCAAAACCCGAAGTGACTGCGGCTCTTTATTCGGACGTACTGCTGCCATGCACGTTTTCTTTGGAAAAGCCTCAACATCAGATAAAGTACGTCGCTGTGATCTGGAGACACAAAAACAAGCAGCTGGCCGCGTGCACGTTTGAAATAATAACACACAGCATCAAGGTAGAACTGAAAAAAAGTGATCTGGAGAGGAATAACGCGTCTCTGCTTCTGAAGAATGTCTCCATTGACGATGAAGGGGTCTATGAGTGCTACGTTTTAGAGGCGCCAAACGAAGACAAGGGAAATGTCCGACTCAGAGTTACAG ctGCTCCTCACATCTCTCTGAAGCCATCCCTAGTTGAGACAGATGTACCAACTATAGTGGAATGCAGTGCCAAGAACTTCTACCCTGGAAATATCACTCTGGAGTGGCTGGTGGATTCAACACCTCTGCTTAATCAGGAACATCAGCAGTTGTGCCCTAATCCAGATGGCACTTTTAATGTGGTGACACACTACAACATAACAGCAGGTGGAGGTCAGCTATCCTGTCGGGTTAATCATGAGTCCCTGGAGGGAAGACCTCTAGAGAAATCGCTACAAATCTGCA AGCCATCACTCTCGGTGTCACACAGAACTCTCTTGAGGAGCGAGAAGCAGAATGTGACATGTAAGCTGGATGGCTGCCTTTTCAGTCAAGTCAACATTAGCTGGATTCACAATAGCACCACTTATAATGAATCGAATTGCAAAAATGCTACAGAGTGTTCAGGCACAGTGGCCTTAATGCTTCCCCATGAAGAAAATGAATTGACTTTTACTTGTAAGGCTGAAGTGGAGGGGTTTGACAAGCTACTTACTGAAGATGTCACCTTTAGTCTCGAAG gtGCAACCATGCCTGAGAACAAAAGGAATAGGATCTTCATCATCCTGGCCATTGTTGTACTTGTAGTAGTAATATTAATACTACTATTCAAACTAT GTCACAAGTCCTCTGCTGCTGACACTGAAAGAGGGGCAAAATCCACACAAGATGGTGGGAATTCAATTCGTCCAATCCTGAGAACCATACAAAATGAGAGTAGAATAGAAAGAAAACCGCTCTTGAAAAGAGCTGGAAAAGCAACGTTCAGAAACCAAAGTGCTACAAAAAAGggtaaaaccaaacaaaatcacaaaggtcaacaaaaataa